GCAAATGCCATAAGCCAACCACTATCTCTCTCGCTCATAAAATCCGTATGCTCATTCCAAATATTCCATGGAGCTCCAACGGCTCTGGTACCTACAGTCATAACAATAGGTATTCTACTACCAGCGACCCACCAAATCATTTCATGCATGTAAAGTAGTCCTTGAGATGCAGTAGCAGTATAAACTCTTACTCCAGCAGATGCAGCACCATAAACAGCTGCCATTGCAGAATGCTCGCTCTCAACTCTAATTACTTCAGCATCTAATTCCCCTTTATCTCTCATAGCAGCAAGTTCTTCTATTATATATGTCTGTGGGGTTATTGGATAGATTGCTATCACTTTTACCCTAGACAGTTTAACTCCTAAAGCTACAGCTTCATTCCCAGAAATTACTTTACTAATCATTTTCACTCACCATACTTATTGCTTTTACCGGGCATACGTTTGAACAGACTCCACAACCTTTGCAGTACTCATAATTTATTGATACTTTACCATCAGTTGGTATGATAGTATTTTCTGGGCACCATAAGAAACAAGCTTTGCAGCCAATACACTTATTTAAATCAACAACTGGCTTTACAATTCTCCAATTTCCAGTTTTACCCCCACCACCTTCAGAGGGTCTACTTACAGGAAAGAACTGATAGTCAAGCGACAATTGGACTCACCACCGTTGTTTTCTCATACGCTATTCTTACTGCCTTCTTGTTTAGTTCAGCAATTTTACCTTCAAATTCTTCGTCAATTGCTTTTTCAAGCGAGGGTAAGGAAATATAATTTACTGCCTTTAAGAGTGAACCTAAAACTACTACATTAACTAAAGGCCAACCAGATTTAACTAAACCTAATTCTCTAGCTATTTGAGTTGCATTAACATAAAATGTAGTATAACTAAGTCTGGGTTCTGAAGGAGAATTGAGAACTACCACCCCATTTGATTTTAACCCTTTAAGTGGATTAGAAATTTTTAATAATGAGGGGTCTAAAATTACAACATAATCTGGATATTCAATTGGAGAAGTAATTCTTATAGGTTGTGAATCAATTCTACAGTAAGCCTCTATTTCTGCACCCCTTCTTTCTGCACCATAAAAAGGAAAGGCTGAGCTCCAAAAGCCTTCAATATCCGCTGCAATAGCTAACAAATTCGCGGCTGTTACTACACCTTGTCCCCCTCTCCCGTGAAATCTTATTTCGAGCAATAAAAACCACTCTCAAAATGTAATTTATTTTCCATACTTTAAAAAGTTGAGTATTAAAAAAGTTTATGGACTTGGTAGACCGTAGTATGTAATCTTTTCAAAGAAATTACGTCTTGCTATGATTTCTGATGAAATACCAACTAATGAGGCTAGAATACTTATTAACGGGATAAAGATAGAAATTACCAAGAGTATCAAATACGGTATATGTAGTATTTTCTCTTTCCTTGCAAGACTTATTTCAATAACTCCAAAAACTAAAGGAATTAGTAAGAATAGCAGAGAGTGAGTGAAGTAAAATCCTAATGGGAATACGGTAAATATAGTACCTATGAAGGATAACGGTGTATTAGGATTATACCAAGAGGGTGTGGTCTTTAGCATATATATCATAATGGACGAAAATACAGATAAGGAAATTAGTATAACTGATAAGTAGTATAAACTAGGTGTTACGAGTTCCAGTAGTAATGAAAGGAATGATAAACCGCCAAAGAATACTTCCCTACTAAGCCAAGAAGATTTTAAATTCATTATAACCCTATAAGCCCTTTCTCTTCTATTAACGTGGAAAATCGACGGAACTAAACCAATAGCTAAAAGAATGAGAGAGATTAAGGAATAAAACGGAATCCTAGTTATAAGAATCCCTAGAGAGAGTTCAGAAAGAATTGTAAAGAGTAAAAGTTCAATATATCTTTCCTCTCTTCTTCTCTTTAGCGGTGAAGCCTTGATCTCTTCCTCTTTGGGCTTCTTTATTTCAAGCTTAGGTTTTGTAATATCATAAGGTGCTAGGTAAGGTGCATCATATTTAGGTTTATCTATCCAACCGAAAGATAGTGCACCAGTAGGACATGATTCAACACAATAAGGCAATCCTTCTTTTTTCAAAATCCTTTGCCTACATAAATCACACTTTGTCATTATTCCTTCATGGTTAAACTTAGGTTCTTCATAAGGACAAGCCCATTGGCAATAACCACAACCTATACATTCATTACCATTTATGTAAACTATTCCCATATCATCTTTATGTATAGCATTAGCTGGG
The sequence above is drawn from the Sulfurisphaera tokodaii str. 7 genome and encodes:
- a CDS encoding 4Fe-4S dicluster domain-containing protein, which gives rise to MSLDYQFFPVSRPSEGGGGKTGNWRIVKPVVDLNKCIGCKACFLWCPENTIIPTDGKVSINYEYCKGCGVCSNVCPVKAISMVSEND
- a CDS encoding 2-oxoacid:acceptor oxidoreductase family protein, yielding MLEIRFHGRGGQGVVTAANLLAIAADIEGFWSSAFPFYGAERRGAEIEAYCRIDSQPIRITSPIEYPDYVVILDPSLLKISNPLKGLKSNGVVVLNSPSEPRLSYTTFYVNATQIARELGLVKSGWPLVNVVVLGSLLKAVNYISLPSLEKAIDEEFEGKIAELNKKAVRIAYEKTTVVSPIVA
- a CDS encoding DmsC/YnfH family molybdoenzyme membrane anchor subunit, which codes for MERSLGFIFDPNKCIVCNACVNACNEHYGNLNWRSLLVFQNEVKIGISIACNHCENPLCMKVCPANAIHKDDMGIVYINGNECIGCGYCQWACPYEEPKFNHEGIMTKCDLCRQRILKKEGLPYCVESCPTGALSFGWIDKPKYDAPYLAPYDITKPKLEIKKPKEEEIKASPLKRRREERYIELLLFTILSELSLGILITRIPFYSLISLILLAIGLVPSIFHVNRRERAYRVIMNLKSSWLSREVFFGGLSFLSLLLELVTPSLYYLSVILISLSVFSSIMIYMLKTTPSWYNPNTPLSFIGTIFTVFPLGFYFTHSLLFLLIPLVFGVIEISLARKEKILHIPYLILLVISIFIPLISILASLVGISSEIIARRNFFEKITYYGLPSP